From a region of the SAR324 cluster bacterium genome:
- a CDS encoding regulatory protein RecX — protein sequence MTHQEVFIVELRKKSANMMLLLLNDGDSLLIPEKKVNDLGLTLQSSLSVETVFQLKEDQIYSAIYRKAMEFLAVREHSSRELFQKLTTRFQETHLIEKCLQHLKQHAFQSDERYAEAFISSRLTRKDCGSYMILAEAQQKGISKEVAEKLLREQADDDLWLEKAKNYLEWIKKTSKNLSYQKQWNKLYTRGFSREIIHQVLNES from the coding sequence ATGACTCATCAAGAAGTATTTATAGTTGAATTGCGAAAAAAAAGCGCAAACATGATGTTGCTGTTATTGAACGATGGTGATTCGTTGTTGATTCCAGAAAAGAAAGTGAATGATCTTGGCTTAACACTTCAGTCCAGTTTGAGTGTTGAAACAGTTTTCCAATTAAAAGAAGATCAGATTTATTCAGCAATCTATCGTAAAGCGATGGAGTTTCTGGCTGTTCGAGAACATTCTTCCAGAGAATTATTTCAAAAACTCACAACACGGTTTCAGGAAACACACTTGATTGAAAAATGCCTTCAACATTTGAAGCAACATGCTTTTCAAAGTGACGAACGTTATGCCGAGGCATTCATATCTTCACGTCTGACAAGAAAAGATTGCGGGTCGTATATGATTCTTGCGGAAGCTCAGCAGAAGGGAATTTCAAAAGAAGTGGCTGAAAAATTATTAAGGGAACAGGCAGATGATGATCTATGGCTTGAAAAGGCAAAGAATTATTTAGAGTGGATCAAAAAAACTTCTAAAAATCTTTCTTATCAAAAACAGTGGAATAAACTTTACACACGAGGTTTTTCCAGGGAGATCATTCATCAGGTGTTGAATGAATCATAG
- the trmB gene encoding tRNA (guanosine(46)-N7)-methyltransferase TrmB — protein sequence MSHNPSIPYRPQDNRNLPREVFERRIQNNPYISHIYEYESWILPHPDPKVFQQTYLADRKNAKNHVELGCGSGQYLMMLSQQYPLDYFYGFEIRYKRIVQAARKLQKRNINHVLLIKDKAEYLSDYFSPRSIDSLHINFPDPWAKDSQKKHRLLNENNLSTIALLLKETGYLSFKTDHGEYFESVFNLIQTMACYQVAEYTQDLHQSQYSPQNIETEFEHLFKTKGNPPIFYMKIVRRAV from the coding sequence ATGAGTCATAATCCGTCAATACCTTATCGTCCACAGGACAACCGAAATCTTCCCCGTGAAGTTTTTGAACGCAGGATTCAAAACAATCCCTATATCAGTCATATCTACGAGTATGAGTCATGGATTCTTCCTCATCCCGACCCCAAAGTTTTTCAACAAACCTACCTGGCTGACAGAAAAAACGCAAAAAATCATGTTGAACTAGGCTGTGGTTCAGGACAATATCTGATGATGCTGAGCCAACAATATCCTCTTGATTATTTTTATGGTTTTGAGATTCGATATAAACGAATCGTTCAGGCTGCCAGAAAACTTCAAAAACGGAATATTAACCACGTATTACTGATTAAAGACAAGGCTGAGTATCTTTCCGATTATTTTTCACCACGAAGCATTGATAGCCTGCATATCAATTTTCCAGATCCATGGGCTAAGGATTCTCAAAAAAAACATCGTTTACTCAATGAAAACAATCTCTCCACCATTGCTCTTTTGTTGAAAGAAACAGGATATTTGTCGTTTAAAACGGATCATGGCGAATATTTTGAAAGCGTATTCAACTTGATTCAAACAATGGCTTGTTACCAGGTTGCGGAATATACTCAGGATCTTCATCAAAGCCAATATAGTCCGCAAAATATCGAAACAGAATTTGAACATTTATTTAAAACTAAAGGCAATCCGCCCATTTTCTACATGAAAATTGTGAGGCGCGCAGTTTAA
- a CDS encoding NTP transferase domain-containing protein: protein MKGIVLAGGTGSRLFPLTKVTNKHLLPVGNQPMIFHPIQKLTEAGIEEILIVTGLDHMGDVVNLLGSGKDFNCRFTYKVQDEAGGIAQALGLAENFAGGSPVCVILGDNIFEDSIAPYVKNFQKQETGAKILIKEVHDPHRYGVAEIHGNLIVGIEEKPQEPKSSYCVTGIYMYDAQVFKVIPVLKPSNRGELEITDVNNYYLHQKQMTFDILTGWWTDAGTFPSYRLANELAFSEETA from the coding sequence ATGAAGGGTATCGTCTTGGCCGGAGGCACAGGCTCCCGGTTGTTTCCGTTAACCAAAGTCACCAACAAACACTTACTTCCTGTGGGCAACCAGCCCATGATTTTTCATCCGATTCAAAAACTGACAGAAGCTGGTATCGAGGAAATTCTGATTGTCACAGGCCTGGACCACATGGGAGATGTTGTCAATTTGCTGGGCAGCGGAAAAGATTTCAATTGTCGCTTCACTTACAAGGTTCAGGATGAAGCCGGTGGTATTGCCCAGGCACTGGGCCTGGCAGAGAATTTTGCCGGTGGATCTCCAGTCTGCGTTATTCTTGGCGATAATATCTTTGAAGACTCCATTGCGCCTTATGTTAAAAATTTTCAAAAACAGGAAACCGGCGCTAAAATTCTGATCAAGGAAGTGCATGATCCTCATCGCTACGGTGTGGCCGAAATCCATGGAAATCTCATCGTCGGGATCGAGGAAAAACCACAAGAACCCAAATCATCTTACTGTGTCACCGGAATTTATATGTATGACGCTCAAGTATTCAAAGTGATTCCAGTGCTGAAACCGTCAAACCGCGGAGAACTGGAAATTACTGATGTGAACAATTATTATCTCCATCAGAAACAAATGACCTTTGATATTCTTACCGGATGGTGGACCGATGCGGGGACTTTTCCTTCCTATCGTCTGGCAAATGAACTGGCTTTCAGTGAGGAGACAGCATGA
- the rfbB gene encoding dTDP-glucose 4,6-dehydratase, protein MITGGAGFIGSNLILHWLRKHPDDVVINFDKLTYAGNLLNLASIQDLAGYQFVKGDLCNISEIEAVFEKYSVDAVIHLAAESHVDRSILGPGEFIQTNIVGTWNLIETARKYWKNDLSGHRFHHVSTDEVYGTLGETGFFTEDTPYAPNSPYSASKASSDHIVRAYHHTYGMNVVTTNCSNNYGPYQFPEKLLPLLIKNCMEKRPVPVYGNGSNIRDWLYVKDHCDAIETAFCKGKTGESYNIGGLNEWKNIDIVHYVCRKLDTILDRSGAESCLNLITFVKDRPGHDQRYAIDASKIEKELGWKPKYNFEEGINETIDWYMKNQDWVQKVTTGTYRDYYERQYNQQP, encoded by the coding sequence ATGATCACAGGCGGAGCCGGCTTTATTGGTTCCAATCTGATACTCCACTGGCTCCGAAAACACCCGGACGATGTCGTAATCAATTTTGACAAACTGACATATGCTGGCAATTTGCTGAATCTTGCCAGCATCCAGGATCTTGCCGGTTATCAGTTTGTTAAAGGCGATCTTTGCAATATCTCAGAAATTGAAGCCGTATTTGAAAAATATTCGGTAGACGCAGTGATCCATCTGGCCGCTGAATCCCATGTGGACCGTAGCATCCTTGGTCCGGGTGAATTCATTCAGACCAATATTGTTGGAACTTGGAATCTAATCGAAACCGCTCGAAAATATTGGAAGAACGATCTCTCTGGACACCGTTTCCATCATGTCAGCACCGATGAAGTTTATGGAACTCTTGGCGAAACTGGTTTTTTTACAGAAGATACACCCTATGCGCCTAATTCGCCCTATTCCGCCTCAAAAGCCTCCAGCGACCATATTGTAAGAGCCTATCACCACACCTATGGCATGAATGTGGTAACCACCAACTGCTCCAATAATTACGGTCCTTATCAATTTCCCGAAAAGTTATTGCCGCTACTGATTAAAAACTGCATGGAAAAACGCCCTGTCCCAGTGTATGGCAACGGTTCCAATATCCGTGACTGGCTGTATGTGAAGGATCATTGTGACGCAATCGAAACAGCTTTTTGTAAAGGGAAAACTGGCGAAAGCTATAATATTGGTGGTCTGAATGAATGGAAAAATATTGATATCGTTCATTATGTCTGTCGCAAGCTGGACACGATTCTTGATCGATCCGGAGCTGAATCCTGCCTGAATCTGATCACCTTTGTCAAAGATCGTCCAGGACATGATCAGCGTTATGCCATTGATGCCTCTAAAATTGAAAAAGAACTGGGATGGAAACCCAAATACAACTTTGAAGAGGGAATTAATGAGACCATTGACTGGTACATGAAAAACCAGGATTGGGTTCAAAAAGTCACAACTGGTACTTACCGTGATTATTATGAACGGCAATACAATCAACAGCCATAA
- a CDS encoding glycosyltransferase family 61 protein, translating into MNGNTINSHKTADCNKSQDNHRYIPFSQSDNAASFLLRDAYVCADDGLVEHDGILYFHFQHYTWDLLNPEKNPAQGERKRRVFRRMAEGTVDKTQAQWLSGKYILGISPFINSYYHFICDLLPYLTQAPPWPLLIPAHLPPYYVAFLQQCGILTLTLSPHQVYRIEQLLIPMRTIPDWNESKILVLQKYFDSLIPNKTEKPPFRRIYISRKLVRRRHLVNEESLLPLFQKYGFVRVFMEKLTIREQIMLIRETSHLITPHGAALVNVLFAHKDLRLLEIRPTLSSGQFCFEALCKFGWPGYEYIVPPQKPEFVLDIELLKNVLEQWFA; encoded by the coding sequence ATGAACGGCAATACAATCAACAGCCATAAAACTGCCGATTGCAATAAATCTCAGGATAATCACCGATACATACCATTTTCACAATCGGATAATGCTGCCAGTTTTTTACTGAGGGATGCCTATGTTTGTGCTGACGATGGTCTCGTAGAACATGATGGAATATTGTATTTTCATTTTCAGCACTATACGTGGGACTTACTGAATCCTGAAAAAAATCCTGCGCAGGGAGAACGCAAAAGACGTGTCTTCCGACGAATGGCTGAAGGAACTGTTGATAAAACACAGGCCCAATGGCTTTCCGGAAAATATATTCTAGGCATCAGTCCATTTATCAACAGTTATTATCATTTTATCTGTGATCTGCTGCCATATTTGACTCAGGCTCCCCCCTGGCCGTTGTTGATTCCAGCCCATTTACCTCCTTATTATGTAGCGTTTTTGCAACAGTGCGGCATTTTGACACTCACACTGTCTCCTCATCAGGTTTATCGGATCGAACAATTACTGATTCCGATGCGAACCATTCCTGATTGGAACGAATCAAAAATTTTAGTATTACAAAAATATTTTGATTCTCTCATCCCCAACAAGACTGAGAAACCACCATTCCGGAGAATTTATATTTCAAGAAAACTGGTACGAAGACGTCACTTGGTCAATGAAGAATCATTGTTGCCGCTCTTTCAAAAATATGGTTTTGTCAGAGTATTTATGGAAAAGCTGACCATCCGGGAACAAATCATGCTAATACGGGAAACATCTCATCTGATAACCCCCCATGGTGCGGCACTGGTCAATGTATTATTTGCTCACAAGGATCTGCGTTTACTTGAAATAAGACCGACGCTCAGCAGCGGACAATTCTGCTTTGAAGCCTTATGCAAATTCGGTTGGCCTGGGTACGAATATATTGTACCACCCCAAAAACCTGAATTTGTTTTGGATATTGAACTCTTAAAAAATGTTTTGGAACAATGGTTTGCCTAA
- the trmFO gene encoding methylenetetrahydrofolate--tRNA-(uracil(54)-C(5))-methyltransferase (FADH(2)-oxidizing) TrmFO: protein MSKVYKVAVIGAGLAGSEAAWQLTKRGIEVDLYEMRPDQTTGAHQTGSFAELVCSNSFKSLSHENAHGLLKAELELLDSLIMKSAREAQVPAGQALAVDRNIFSQKITETLESIPVLSVFRKEISDITEILENYDYVLVATGPLTSEKFSQSLQTYLGQKSLNFYDAIAPVVTADSIDMNVAFKASRYDKGDADYINCPMDATQYYAFIDAIQHAAKVPLHSFEETRPFEGCLPIEVMAERGRDTLRFGPMKPVGLISPHSSIKPYAVVQLRQENAAGSLFNMVGFQTKMTWTAQNEVLRLIPGLKEAEFVRMGSIHRNTFINSPLLLTSGLRLKSESRLFFAGQITGVEGYIESTSMGVLAALNMYAAMKSQTISAVPRTTMMGGLVKYITETHPERFQPMNSNLGLLNSLGDSVKRHERKSKMSQRALADMKAWAEQFE from the coding sequence ATGAGCAAGGTTTATAAAGTAGCGGTTATCGGTGCGGGACTTGCCGGTTCAGAAGCGGCATGGCAGTTAACAAAAAGAGGAATTGAGGTAGATTTATATGAAATGCGACCTGATCAGACAACAGGTGCCCATCAAACAGGAAGTTTTGCGGAACTTGTCTGTTCCAACTCATTTAAAAGCCTGTCTCATGAAAATGCGCATGGACTGTTAAAAGCTGAGTTGGAATTATTGGATTCCCTGATTATGAAGAGTGCTCGTGAGGCACAAGTTCCTGCAGGACAGGCACTGGCCGTTGACAGAAATATCTTTTCTCAAAAAATCACAGAAACATTGGAAAGCATCCCCGTTCTCTCCGTTTTCCGTAAAGAAATATCGGATATTACAGAAATACTGGAAAACTACGATTATGTGCTGGTTGCAACGGGCCCGCTTACCTCAGAAAAATTCAGCCAGTCACTTCAAACATATTTAGGCCAGAAATCACTTAATTTTTATGATGCGATTGCTCCTGTGGTGACTGCTGATTCCATTGATATGAATGTTGCGTTTAAAGCTTCGCGTTATGACAAAGGAGATGCGGACTATATCAACTGTCCGATGGATGCAACTCAGTATTACGCATTCATTGACGCAATCCAACATGCCGCCAAAGTTCCTCTTCATTCCTTCGAGGAAACCAGACCCTTTGAAGGATGTCTGCCAATTGAGGTCATGGCTGAAAGGGGCCGGGATACCTTACGCTTTGGTCCGATGAAACCTGTGGGGCTCATCTCACCCCATTCATCCATCAAGCCATATGCAGTAGTACAGTTACGACAGGAAAATGCGGCGGGAAGTTTATTCAATATGGTTGGATTTCAAACCAAAATGACATGGACTGCACAGAATGAAGTGCTCAGATTGATTCCAGGTTTGAAAGAAGCAGAATTTGTGAGAATGGGTTCAATCCATCGCAATACATTTATCAACAGCCCACTTTTACTAACTTCAGGTTTGAGATTGAAATCAGAATCACGCCTGTTTTTCGCAGGACAAATCACCGGAGTGGAAGGTTATATCGAATCAACATCTATGGGAGTCCTGGCAGCTTTGAATATGTATGCGGCAATGAAAAGTCAGACCATTTCAGCAGTTCCTCGAACCACAATGATGGGTGGTTTGGTTAAATACATTACAGAAACACATCCTGAAAGGTTTCAGCCGATGAACTCAAATTTGGGATTGTTGAATTCGTTAGGGGATTCAGTCAAAAGACATGAACGTAAATCAAAGATGTCACAACGAGCCTTGGCGGATATGAAAGCGTGGGCAGAGCAATTTGAGTAA
- a CDS encoding tetratricopeptide repeat protein yields MIPNFIAWLKNRAQENAVNYLKHQANANLNNKDWSQAEKTLLKILELDPDQEETLISLSSLLRKENRLEEGVTLLRKAIEINPSHLEKILKFVEAYQLKKDYDSMKNLLFSMLQQFPEAVPLRLYLAQRLFENSHIHESQNELYEVLKYDPANLEADIGLAYCFIAHGKKDKALAQVEKIKKLSEPKANEVLSAIYQNVQNF; encoded by the coding sequence ATGATTCCAAATTTCATTGCATGGTTAAAAAACAGAGCACAGGAAAATGCTGTCAATTATTTAAAACATCAGGCAAATGCAAACCTGAACAATAAAGACTGGAGTCAGGCTGAAAAAACGCTCCTTAAAATCCTGGAACTGGATCCTGACCAGGAAGAAACCTTAATTTCATTGAGTTCTCTGTTGAGAAAAGAGAATCGTTTGGAAGAAGGTGTCACTCTGTTACGAAAAGCCATTGAAATCAATCCCTCTCATCTGGAAAAAATCCTGAAATTTGTTGAAGCTTATCAACTGAAAAAGGATTATGATTCCATGAAAAACCTGTTGTTCAGCATGTTGCAACAATTTCCTGAAGCTGTCCCATTAAGACTCTATCTTGCACAAAGATTATTCGAAAATTCACACATTCATGAGTCCCAAAATGAGCTTTATGAAGTGCTGAAATACGACCCTGCCAATCTTGAAGCCGATATTGGTCTGGCGTACTGTTTCATTGCTCATGGAAAAAAAGATAAAGCACTGGCACAGGTAGAAAAAATAAAGAAATTGTCCGAACCCAAAGCGAATGAAGTTTTATCCGCTATTTATCAAAACGTTCAAAATTTTTAA
- the yhbY gene encoding ribosome assembly RNA-binding protein YhbY, which produces MLTSKQKLYLKGLAHSLKPLVNIGKQGLTEPLKKQTDTYLTQHELIKIKILEACQEDKKICAQTLSEQTTSQVVQIIGRTVVLYRPHPEEPVIILPST; this is translated from the coding sequence ATGCTGACATCCAAACAAAAACTTTATTTAAAAGGCCTGGCACATTCCCTGAAACCATTGGTCAATATTGGAAAACAGGGATTGACAGAGCCTCTTAAAAAACAAACTGACACCTACCTGACACAACATGAATTGATAAAAATTAAAATTCTTGAAGCCTGTCAGGAAGACAAAAAAATCTGTGCCCAAACGCTTTCAGAGCAAACGACATCCCAGGTTGTTCAGATCATTGGCCGAACCGTAGTTCTTTATCGTCCTCATCCAGAAGAACCCGTGATTATTCTCCCTTCAACCTGA
- the metG gene encoding methionine--tRNA ligase produces the protein MESKFYITTPIYYVNSHPHIGHAYTTVVADVLRRYHQLFEQPTYFLTGTDEHGQKIAESAKKENCTPQEFVNRISQEFKDLWPHLNIQYDYFVRTTDSHHKAFVQSILKKIYDNGEIYLREYEGLYCVGCERFLDESELIEGKCPDHQKTPEQRQEKNYFFQMSRYQDWLVQSIESNPELIYPTRYRNEVLQFLKFPLQDLCISRPKERLTWGIELPFDSNFVTYVWFDALLNYVSALEHENQYDHFWPHVHHLIGKDILKTHAIYWPCMLHAAGIPIFNHLLVHGHWVSSGSKMSKSVGNVINPLDMKDLVGIDALRYFLIRDMSFGEDSNFTQELVITRYNGELANNIGNLINRSISMCRQHFNQCIPPRGTPEETEQQLYQVFHDGVAQIKNFIEGFQLHRALEVVATLSSHVNKYLDTCAPWNLAKQENSRDRLGTVLYTAVDMSRIVATILLPVMPEKMTSALEAMGISKPSTSWNDLCPGLLVENIQIPAPSPLFPKIKPAEVQPETRQQPQEHSEMVETDSAMITIDEFSKMVLKVGKILSSEKVKKSDKLLHSQVDVGEDKPRSIVSGIALHYQPEEIIGRNVMVVSNLKPAKLRGILSEGMILCTDDGTKLNLVEPPAEVPPGTVIK, from the coding sequence ATGGAATCAAAATTTTACATCACAACCCCCATTTATTATGTCAACAGTCACCCACATATCGGTCATGCTTATACCACCGTAGTGGCCGACGTGCTACGGCGCTATCATCAACTGTTTGAACAACCAACGTATTTTCTGACAGGTACTGATGAACACGGACAGAAAATCGCGGAATCGGCCAAAAAAGAAAATTGCACCCCCCAGGAATTCGTGAATCGGATATCACAGGAATTCAAAGATCTGTGGCCCCACCTGAATATTCAATATGACTATTTCGTTCGAACAACAGATTCTCATCATAAAGCCTTTGTTCAGTCCATTCTGAAAAAAATTTATGACAACGGTGAAATCTATTTAAGAGAATATGAAGGATTGTATTGTGTAGGTTGTGAACGATTTCTGGATGAAAGCGAACTGATCGAGGGCAAATGCCCTGATCACCAGAAAACCCCCGAACAACGACAAGAAAAAAACTATTTTTTTCAGATGAGTCGTTATCAGGATTGGCTTGTTCAATCTATCGAATCCAACCCTGAACTGATTTATCCGACCCGATATAGAAATGAAGTCCTTCAGTTTTTAAAATTTCCGCTTCAGGACTTATGTATCTCACGTCCGAAAGAGCGCTTGACCTGGGGCATTGAACTACCCTTTGACAGCAACTTTGTTACCTATGTCTGGTTTGACGCGTTGTTGAATTATGTCAGTGCGCTTGAGCATGAAAATCAATATGATCATTTCTGGCCTCATGTGCATCATTTGATCGGAAAAGACATCTTAAAAACTCATGCCATCTATTGGCCCTGCATGCTCCACGCGGCTGGAATCCCAATATTCAACCATTTGCTGGTTCATGGACATTGGGTCAGTTCCGGAAGCAAAATGAGCAAGTCCGTGGGAAATGTGATCAATCCCCTGGATATGAAGGATTTGGTAGGAATTGATGCGCTAAGGTATTTCTTAATCAGAGACATGAGTTTTGGTGAAGACTCTAACTTTACCCAGGAGCTCGTTATCACTCGTTACAATGGTGAATTGGCAAACAATATCGGCAATTTGATCAATCGCAGTATCAGCATGTGTAGGCAACATTTCAATCAATGTATTCCGCCAAGAGGTACACCCGAAGAAACTGAACAGCAGTTGTATCAGGTGTTTCACGATGGAGTGGCGCAAATAAAAAATTTCATAGAAGGATTTCAGTTGCACCGTGCTCTGGAAGTGGTTGCCACTCTAAGCAGTCACGTCAACAAATATCTCGACACCTGTGCTCCCTGGAATCTGGCCAAGCAGGAAAATTCAAGAGACAGGCTTGGAACTGTGCTGTATACCGCAGTCGATATGAGCCGAATTGTGGCAACCATTTTGTTGCCTGTCATGCCTGAAAAAATGACATCGGCCTTGGAGGCTATGGGAATCAGCAAGCCATCAACCTCCTGGAACGATCTTTGCCCGGGACTTTTGGTTGAAAATATTCAGATCCCGGCACCATCGCCCCTGTTTCCCAAGATAAAACCTGCTGAAGTACAACCTGAAACCAGGCAACAGCCACAGGAACATTCTGAAATGGTGGAAACAGACTCAGCCATGATCACCATTGATGAGTTCAGTAAAATGGTCCTGAAAGTTGGCAAAATATTATCGAGTGAAAAAGTAAAAAAATCTGATAAGCTTTTACATTCACAGGTTGATGTGGGCGAAGATAAACCCCGTTCAATTGTTTCAGGAATTGCTTTGCACTATCAGCCCGAAGAGATTATTGGTCGAAATGTGATGGTTGTCAGTAACCTTAAACCTGCCAAATTGAGAGGAATCCTCTCTGAAGGCATGATTTTATGTACTGATGATGGAACTAAACTCAACCTGGTTGAACCTCCTGCCGAGGTTCCCCCTGGAACTGTCATCAAATAA
- the hemN gene encoding oxygen-independent coproporphyrinogen III oxidase — MQTVLTDYKEVTPEIIQRYDRSGPRYTSYPTVPIWDKGEFYSEDYVEFLEREGQSDKSLSLYIHLPFCKRLCTFCGCNKFITNNQDVVEQYLTTVQTELKMISQYMGPRKTVKQLHLGGGTPTHLSVSQLQKLIATVHEYFDVDFSGEIAFEAHPKVTRETHLKALYNLGFRRVSFGVQDIDSQVQKAINRDQTLEQTQKTFYSAREIGYTSINIDLVYGLPKQSVATFTRTMEEVNAMRPDRLAIYSFAYIPEMFRTHKKAIKEQDLPTPKDKIAIYIESIRFFTEAGYEMIGMDHYAGQTDELAVAQANHTLHRNFMGYTTLKGLSQIGVGVSSISDFGDGYFQNDKELSIYMEQIQQQRFPVVRRKVLDKDDVLRRELIESLMCHYYLPIQQFETRYEIKFHEYFSGEMESLKILEQEGLLSMDNHEIRLTKLGTLFMRNVAMVFDRYLHDKSRIFHFSRTV, encoded by the coding sequence ATGCAAACTGTACTTACGGATTATAAGGAAGTCACCCCTGAAATCATTCAACGATATGATCGCTCAGGTCCTCGTTATACCAGTTATCCGACCGTTCCAATCTGGGATAAAGGAGAATTTTACTCTGAAGATTATGTCGAATTTCTGGAACGTGAAGGACAATCTGATAAATCCTTGTCTCTCTATATCCACCTGCCTTTCTGCAAGCGATTGTGTACTTTTTGCGGTTGCAACAAATTCATTACCAACAATCAGGACGTTGTTGAACAATATCTGACCACGGTTCAAACCGAACTGAAAATGATTTCCCAATATATGGGACCTCGAAAAACAGTGAAGCAACTCCATCTTGGCGGGGGAACCCCCACTCATCTTTCTGTTTCACAATTGCAAAAGTTAATAGCCACAGTTCATGAGTATTTTGATGTGGATTTTTCAGGTGAAATCGCATTTGAGGCTCATCCTAAAGTTACAAGAGAAACACATCTGAAAGCTCTTTATAATCTTGGCTTCCGGCGAGTGAGTTTCGGAGTACAGGATATTGATTCACAAGTCCAGAAAGCCATCAATCGTGATCAAACCTTGGAACAAACCCAGAAAACCTTTTATTCAGCCCGGGAAATTGGATATACCAGTATCAATATTGACTTGGTCTATGGATTGCCGAAACAATCGGTTGCTACATTTACCAGGACGATGGAAGAAGTAAACGCCATGCGTCCAGATCGACTGGCTATTTATAGTTTTGCATATATTCCGGAAATGTTCCGTACTCATAAAAAAGCCATTAAAGAACAGGATCTGCCCACACCAAAAGATAAAATTGCTATTTATATTGAATCGATCCGTTTTTTTACCGAGGCGGGATATGAGATGATCGGAATGGATCATTATGCAGGCCAAACCGATGAATTAGCCGTGGCTCAGGCAAACCATACCTTGCACAGAAATTTTATGGGTTACACCACACTAAAGGGCCTTAGCCAGATTGGTGTGGGAGTATCCTCTATCTCCGATTTTGGAGATGGATATTTTCAGAACGATAAGGAATTATCCATTTATATGGAACAAATCCAGCAGCAGAGGTTTCCTGTTGTGAGGAGAAAAGTTCTGGATAAAGATGATGTATTGCGGCGAGAATTGATTGAATCGCTGATGTGTCATTATTATTTACCCATACAGCAATTTGAAACCAGATATGAAATTAAGTTTCATGAATATTTTTCCGGCGAGATGGAATCCCTCAAAATTTTGGAACAGGAAGGATTACTGAGCATGGACAACCATGAGATCCGACTGACAAAACTGGGAACTTTATTCATGCGTAATGTTGCAATGGTTTTCGACCGATATCTTCATGATAAATCACGTATCTTTCATTTTTCGAGAACAGTATAA
- a CDS encoding response regulator: MSKRILVVDDLATQRAAAAYTLTGAGYEIFQAENGEDAIYQMEVLGGVHLVIADLSMPVKDGLSLLKTLKQNLQFRSIPVLMLLTESQIPRKEELRQEGAAGWILKPYQPEQLFSIVSKLIS; the protein is encoded by the coding sequence ATGTCCAAACGTATTTTAGTAGTAGATGATTTGGCAACCCAAAGAGCCGCCGCCGCCTATACTCTGACTGGTGCGGGATATGAAATATTTCAGGCTGAAAATGGCGAAGACGCTATTTACCAGATGGAAGTATTGGGTGGAGTCCATCTGGTAATCGCTGATTTAAGCATGCCTGTGAAAGATGGACTTTCCTTATTAAAAACATTGAAACAAAATCTTCAATTTCGATCCATTCCAGTGCTCATGCTTCTAACTGAATCGCAAATTCCCCGAAAAGAAGAACTGCGTCAGGAAGGTGCCGCCGGTTGGATTCTGAAGCCCTATCAACCTGAACAATTATTTAGTATTGTGTCCAAACTGATTTCGTAA